From a region of the Candidatus Eisenbacteria bacterium genome:
- a CDS encoding acyl-CoA thioesterase — MGVAYYGNYLRWFEIGRAEMLRALGTTYRAVEASGIRLPVLEAHCRYRLPARYDDRLEIETRVESIGRATVRFEYRIFNADEQRELANGWTEHCFLDLAGRPVKPSAELRELLERGREGNRSS, encoded by the coding sequence ATGGGCGTCGCGTACTACGGAAACTATCTGCGCTGGTTCGAAATCGGCCGCGCCGAGATGCTGCGCGCGCTCGGTACGACCTATCGCGCGGTCGAGGCCTCGGGCATTCGGTTGCCGGTGCTCGAGGCGCACTGCCGCTATCGGTTGCCCGCGCGCTACGACGATCGACTCGAGATCGAGACCCGCGTCGAATCGATCGGGCGTGCGACGGTCCGCTTCGAGTATCGGATCTTCAACGCTGACGAGCAGCGGGAGCTGGCGAACGGCTGGACCGAGCACTGCTTCCTCGACCTCGCGGGCCGGCCGGTCAAGCCGAGTGCAGAATTGCGTGAGCTGCTCGAGCGGGGCCGGGAAGGGAACCGCTCGAGCTGA